In one Ananas comosus cultivar F153 linkage group 12, ASM154086v1, whole genome shotgun sequence genomic region, the following are encoded:
- the LOC109717965 gene encoding hydrophobic protein OSR8-like: MGSGHCCTFFEILLAIVLPPLGVFLRYGCCSCEFLIALLLTILGYIPGIIYAVYVIVAVQPDRPSRDLEEPLA; this comes from the exons ATGGGCTCCGGCCATTGTTGCACCTTCTTCGAGATCCTTCTCGCCATCGTCCTCCCCCCTCTCGGCGTCTTCCTCCGCTACGGATGCTGCAGC TGCGAGTTCCTGATCGCCCTGCTCCTCACGATCCTCGGCTACATCCCCGGGATCATCTACGCCGTCTACGTCATCGTCGCCGTCCAACCCGATCGCCCCTCCCGCGACCTCGAGGAGCCGCTCGCCTAG